A single window of Senegalia massiliensis DNA harbors:
- the rbfA gene encoding 30S ribosome-binding factor RbfA, with the protein MSSKRTARISEEIKKIVSSMILKELKDPRIATMTTITDVEVTNDLRYVKIFISVLGSDKEKKDTLEALKSASGYIRKEIGKKMKLRYIPEPIFNTDNSIENGIYISKLIDSIKEDEDKDEE; encoded by the coding sequence ATGAGTTCAAAAAGAACAGCAAGAATATCTGAAGAAATTAAAAAAATAGTTAGTTCAATGATATTGAAAGAACTTAAAGATCCAAGAATAGCTACTATGACAACTATAACTGATGTAGAAGTTACTAATGATTTAAGATATGTTAAGATCTTTATTTCTGTATTAGGAAGCGATAAAGAAAAAAAAGATACATTGGAAGCATTAAAAAGTGCCTCAGGTTATATAAGGAAAGAAATTGGAAAGAAAATGAAGTTGCGTTATATTCCAGAGCCTATATTTAATACTGATAATTCTATTGAAAATGGTATTTACATTTCAAAACTTATTGATAGTATTAAAGAAGATGAGGATAAGGATGAAGAGTGA
- the pnp gene encoding polyribonucleotide nucleotidyltransferase has protein sequence MEKTFEYTLAGKKLSVTIGKVAELANGACLIQYGDTVVLATATASKSPKEGIDFFPLSVDFQEKLYSVGKIPGGFIKREGRPSEKAILTSRLIDRPIRPLFPKGYRNDVQVITTVLSVDQDHTPDIVAMIGSSIALSISDIPFDGPTGSVSVGLVDGNLIINPNSEERDQSDLNLIVSGTKEAIMMVEAGANIISEETMLDAILTAHDEIKGICEFISEIKDEVGKEKSEFEVFLPDVDISEEVNNFAIEKMVNAIKTEDKLERKENIEKVKEETVLHFEEIYPDNIKDVEDTLQAILKSQVRKMISEDGIRPDNRKIDEIRPISCEVGLLPRTHGSGLFTRGQTQALTVATLGAAGDVQVIDGLGEEESKRYMHHYNFPPYSTGEAKFLRGPGRREIGHGALAERALEVVIPSVDEFPYTIRLVSEVLSSNGSSSQASVCGSTLALLDAGVPIKSNVAGIAMGLIKENDNVTVLSDIQGMEDFLGDMDFKVAGTEEGITAIQMDIKISGINREVLTEALRRAREGRLYILDKMNSVISTPRKELSPYAPRILTMEVNPDKIRDIIGPGGKTINKIIDETGVKIDIEDSGKVLIASENMEAGNKAIDMINDIVKEVEVGEIYLGKVVKIMPFGAFVEVLPGKEGLVHISNIAKERVEKVEDVLSKDDEVLVKVTNIDKQGRINLSRKDALPETEEDN, from the coding sequence ATGGAAAAAACATTTGAGTATACTCTTGCTGGAAAAAAGTTAAGTGTGACTATAGGCAAAGTTGCTGAACTAGCAAATGGTGCTTGTCTTATACAATATGGAGATACTGTAGTACTTGCTACAGCTACAGCTTCTAAATCTCCAAAGGAAGGTATAGACTTTTTCCCTTTAAGTGTAGATTTTCAAGAAAAACTATATTCTGTAGGGAAAATACCTGGTGGTTTTATAAAGAGAGAAGGAAGGCCAAGTGAGAAAGCAATTCTTACTTCAAGATTAATTGATAGACCAATTAGGCCTTTATTTCCAAAAGGTTATAGAAATGATGTTCAAGTTATAACTACAGTTTTATCTGTAGACCAAGATCATACACCTGATATAGTAGCAATGATTGGTTCATCTATAGCTTTAAGTATTTCAGATATTCCTTTTGATGGTCCAACAGGTTCTGTTTCTGTAGGATTAGTAGATGGAAATTTAATAATCAATCCAAATAGTGAAGAAAGAGATCAATCTGATCTTAATTTAATAGTCTCTGGAACTAAAGAAGCAATCATGATGGTTGAAGCAGGAGCAAACATAATTTCTGAAGAAACTATGTTAGATGCAATACTTACAGCACATGATGAAATAAAAGGTATATGTGAATTTATAAGTGAAATTAAAGATGAAGTTGGAAAAGAAAAATCAGAATTTGAAGTGTTTTTACCTGATGTAGATATCTCAGAAGAAGTAAATAATTTCGCTATAGAAAAAATGGTAAATGCTATAAAAACAGAAGATAAATTAGAAAGAAAAGAGAATATAGAGAAAGTTAAAGAAGAAACTGTACTACATTTTGAAGAAATTTATCCAGATAATATTAAAGATGTTGAAGATACATTACAAGCTATACTAAAAAGTCAAGTACGAAAAATGATAAGTGAAGATGGAATAAGACCAGACAATAGAAAAATTGATGAAATTAGACCTATATCATGTGAAGTAGGATTACTTCCTAGAACTCATGGTTCGGGGTTATTTACAAGAGGTCAAACTCAAGCATTAACTGTAGCAACATTAGGAGCTGCTGGAGATGTTCAAGTTATAGATGGTTTAGGAGAAGAAGAATCTAAAAGATATATGCATCACTATAATTTCCCACCATATAGTACAGGGGAAGCTAAATTTTTAAGAGGCCCTGGAAGAAGAGAAATTGGGCATGGTGCATTAGCGGAAAGAGCACTTGAAGTTGTAATACCTTCTGTAGATGAGTTCCCTTATACAATAAGGTTAGTCTCTGAAGTTTTAAGTTCAAATGGATCATCTTCACAAGCAAGTGTATGTGGAAGTACCCTAGCACTTTTAGATGCTGGAGTTCCTATTAAGTCAAATGTAGCTGGTATTGCTATGGGACTTATAAAAGAAAATGATAATGTAACTGTATTAAGTGATATACAAGGAATGGAAGATTTTCTAGGAGATATGGACTTTAAAGTTGCTGGAACAGAAGAAGGAATAACAGCAATACAAATGGATATTAAAATATCTGGAATTAATAGAGAAGTATTGACTGAAGCATTAAGACGTGCAAGAGAAGGAAGACTATATATTCTTGATAAGATGAATAGCGTTATATCTACACCTAGAAAAGAATTATCTCCTTATGCTCCAAGAATTCTTACTATGGAAGTTAATCCTGATAAAATTAGGGATATAATAGGTCCTGGAGGAAAAACTATCAATAAAATAATAGATGAAACTGGAGTTAAAATTGATATAGAAGATAGTGGGAAAGTTCTTATTGCATCAGAAAATATGGAAGCTGGAAATAAAGCTATTGATATGATAAACGATATAGTGAAAGAGGTAGAAGTAGGCGAAATTTACTTAGGAAAAGTTGTTAAAATAATGCCTTTTGGTGCTTTTGTAGAAGTGTTGCCTGGTAAAGAAGGCTTAGTTCATATTTCTAATATAGCTAAGGAAAGAGTAGAGAAAGTAGAAGATGTTTTATCTAAAGATGATGAAGTCTTAGTAAAAGTAACAAATATTGATAAGCAAGGTAGAATTAATCTATCTAGAAAAGATGCATTACCTGAAACTGAAGAAGATAATTAA
- the rnpM gene encoding RNase P modulator RnpM: protein MKNKKIPLRKCIICGERKEKKELIRIVKNKQGDIFIDDKGKANGRGAYICNNSECINRSFENKSLNKTFKSNISSEVYEELKKEINQHE from the coding sequence ATGAAAAACAAGAAAATTCCTCTTAGAAAATGTATTATATGTGGAGAAAGAAAAGAAAAAAAAGAATTGATAAGAATTGTTAAAAACAAACAAGGAGATATTTTTATTGATGATAAAGGAAAAGCAAATGGTAGAGGTGCATATATTTGCAATAATTCTGAATGTATAAATAGATCATTTGAAAATAAATCTTTAAATAAAACTTTTAAATCAAATATTTCATCTGAAGTTTATGAAGAATTAAAGAAGGAAATAAATCAACATGAATGA
- the rimP gene encoding ribosome maturation factor RimP, which yields MNKKEVEKKVYNIVYPISQEMDFELVDLEYVKEGPYKYLRVFIDKPGGVSIDDCQNFSKKTSEKMDEHDPIKENYFLEVSSPGIDRPFKNDKDFKRALNKEVEVNLYKKIKNSKTFVGELIDFDENIIIINNNEEDIKINRTDIAKINIAIKF from the coding sequence ATGAATAAAAAAGAGGTTGAAAAAAAGGTATATAATATTGTATATCCTATTTCACAAGAAATGGATTTTGAGTTAGTTGATTTAGAGTATGTGAAGGAAGGACCGTATAAATATTTGAGAGTATTTATTGATAAGCCAGGTGGAGTAAGTATAGATGATTGTCAAAATTTCAGTAAAAAGACAAGTGAAAAAATGGATGAGCATGATCCTATAAAAGAAAATTATTTTTTAGAAGTCTCTTCTCCAGGTATTGATAGACCATTTAAAAATGATAAAGATTTTAAAAGAGCTTTAAATAAAGAAGTGGAAGTTAATTTATATAAGAAGATTAAGAATTCTAAAACCTTTGTTGGTGAATTAATTGACTTTGATGAAAATATCATAATTATAAATAATAATGAAGAAGATATAAAAATAAATAGAACTGATATAGCAAAAATTAACATTGCTATTAAATTTTAA
- a CDS encoding L7Ae/L30e/S12e/Gadd45 family ribosomal protein, which translates to MNDILSFIGIGQKANIIRTGEYKSLEAIKFNKCYLIVLANDSSINTKKKFENLSKKHNIETIYFSDKLALGSALGKEYISVFAVTDKKFSDTLKEKL; encoded by the coding sequence ATGAATGATATTTTATCTTTTATTGGTATAGGACAAAAGGCGAATATAATAAGAACAGGCGAATATAAATCCTTAGAAGCTATAAAGTTTAATAAATGTTATTTAATAGTTTTAGCCAATGATTCTTCTATAAATACTAAAAAGAAGTTTGAGAACTTAAGCAAAAAACATAATATTGAGACAATATATTTTAGTGATAAATTGGCATTAGGAAGTGCTTTAGGAAAAGAGTATATATCTGTTTTTGCAGTGACAGATAAAAAGTTTTCAGATACATTGAAAGAAAAGTTATAA
- a CDS encoding polysaccharide deacetylase family protein produces MKILYIKYKMVYIILIFLIILSLFMYLSFRSESIHTFNNSNIYYEGNSNKNAISFACNVDWGEELIPEMLKVFDDNNIKITFFVTGKWAEKNSDMLREMYENGHEIGSHGYMHRNYGDLSYTLNLEEIKKADTIIAKIIGKKPKLFAPPSGSFNDFTIQAAKEENHKVIMWTVDTIDWRKDSTKNIIIERVISKTDKNSIVLMHPKEETIKALPIIIEKLKDKGFSIEKISDILN; encoded by the coding sequence ATGAAAATATTATATATAAAGTATAAAATGGTATATATAATTTTAATATTTTTGATTATATTATCACTATTTATGTATTTATCTTTTAGAAGTGAATCAATACATACATTTAATAATAGCAATATATATTATGAAGGTAATAGCAATAAGAATGCTATATCATTTGCATGTAATGTTGATTGGGGTGAAGAATTAATACCTGAGATGTTAAAAGTTTTTGATGATAATAATATAAAAATTACTTTTTTTGTGACAGGAAAGTGGGCAGAAAAAAACTCTGATATGCTTAGAGAAATGTATGAAAATGGACATGAGATAGGTAGTCATGGTTATATGCATAGAAATTATGGAGATTTGAGTTACACTTTAAATCTAGAAGAAATTAAAAAGGCAGATACAATAATAGCTAAAATAATAGGAAAAAAACCAAAATTATTTGCTCCACCTTCAGGTAGTTTTAATGATTTTACTATTCAAGCTGCTAAAGAAGAAAATCATAAAGTTATAATGTGGACAGTAGATACAATAGATTGGAGAAAAGACAGTACAAAAAATATAATAATAGAAAGAGTAATATCAAAAACAGATAAAAATTCTATAGTTTTAATGCACCCTAAAGAAGAAACTATTAAAGCATTACCAATAATTATTGAAAAGCTAAAAGATAAAGGATTTTCAATAGAAAAAATATCAGATATATTGAATTAA
- a CDS encoding DHH family phosphoesterase, protein MKSDILKKLDRSNKIYLVSHINPDGDSIGSLMALGKSLKHKYGEKVILLKSDEIPDTFNFLNHMNYLSDLKILKNIDDDSTLITLDCGDLNRIGAINNVIENFKSIINIDHHKSNNLFGEINIVDSDASSTSEIIFKLLKENNLFIDKDIAEALYTGISSDTGSFKYESTDANTHRIASELLEYNIDKSKIIFYLYQNRSIETTSIFIEAIKKIEFHYNNKVGITIITKNMMRKANASVSDIEGIVEFIRDTENIEIAGVIKEIDINKYKVSLRSKSYLDVSHIATHFNGGGHKKAAGMVVEGNIEKIKYELLELINKKLR, encoded by the coding sequence ATGAAGAGTGATATATTAAAGAAACTAGATAGATCAAACAAAATCTATCTAGTTTCTCATATTAATCCAGATGGTGATAGCATAGGTTCCTTAATGGCACTTGGTAAATCTTTAAAACATAAATATGGAGAAAAAGTTATATTATTAAAATCAGATGAAATTCCAGATACTTTTAATTTTTTAAATCATATGAACTATTTATCAGATTTAAAAATTTTAAAGAATATTGATGATGATTCTACATTAATAACATTAGATTGTGGTGATTTAAATAGAATAGGTGCTATTAATAATGTTATTGAAAATTTTAAAAGCATTATTAATATAGATCATCATAAGTCTAATAATCTTTTTGGAGAAATTAATATTGTAGATTCAGATGCAAGCTCAACATCTGAAATTATATTTAAATTATTAAAAGAGAATAATTTATTTATAGATAAAGATATTGCTGAGGCACTATATACAGGTATATCTTCAGATACTGGTAGCTTTAAATATGAAAGTACAGATGCTAATACACATAGAATAGCTTCTGAATTATTAGAATACAATATTGACAAATCTAAAATTATATTTTATTTATATCAAAATAGATCTATTGAAACGACAAGTATATTTATAGAAGCTATCAAAAAAATAGAGTTTCATTATAATAATAAAGTTGGAATAACTATTATTACTAAAAATATGATGAGAAAAGCTAATGCTTCAGTTAGTGATATAGAAGGTATAGTGGAGTTTATTAGAGATACTGAAAACATAGAAATTGCAGGTGTAATTAAAGAAATAGATATTAATAAATATAAAGTTAGTTTAAGGTCAAAATCATATTTAGATGTATCACATATTGCAACTCATTTTAATGGTGGAGGCCATAAAAAAGCTGCAGGAATGGTTGTAGAAGGGAATATAGAAAAAATAAAATATGAACTATTAGAGTTAATAAATAAAAAATTAAGGTGA
- the truB gene encoding tRNA pseudouridine(55) synthase TruB, giving the protein MNGIINVLKPSAMTSHDVVNFIRKTLNMKKVGHTGTLDPNAAGVLPICIGKSTKLIEYIQYENKKYRTELTLGFSTDTQDKYGKILNESRKIVSRDTIIEVINSFVGKTTQIPPMYSALKHNGKRLYELARKGESVERKSREIYIESIDVVTIKSNKIIFDVTCSKGTYVRTLCNDIGERLGTFGHMSFLERIKVGEFEVKYSHTLENILKQVESNDFSFILPMDFAVEFMDKFIIDKKFYKHISNGLNIDTERLGISKFKLDTEYKIYCDETFIGIGSVVFKNNCTVLKMNKVLI; this is encoded by the coding sequence ATGAATGGTATAATTAATGTATTAAAACCATCTGCTATGACATCACATGATGTTGTAAATTTTATAAGAAAAACTTTGAATATGAAAAAAGTAGGTCATACTGGTACATTAGATCCAAATGCTGCTGGTGTTTTACCAATTTGTATCGGTAAGTCAACAAAATTAATAGAATATATTCAATATGAAAATAAAAAATATAGAACAGAACTAACTTTAGGGTTTTCTACAGATACACAGGACAAGTATGGTAAAATATTAAATGAATCTAGAAAAATTGTATCGAGAGATACAATAATAGAAGTTATTAATAGTTTTGTAGGTAAAACAACTCAAATTCCTCCAATGTATTCAGCATTAAAGCACAATGGTAAAAGACTTTATGAACTAGCTAGAAAAGGAGAAAGCGTAGAAAGAAAATCTAGAGAAATATATATAGAAAGCATAGATGTTGTAACTATTAAAAGTAACAAGATTATTTTTGATGTTACTTGTTCTAAAGGAACTTATGTCAGGACATTATGTAATGACATAGGAGAAAGACTTGGTACATTTGGACATATGTCTTTTTTAGAGAGAATAAAGGTAGGAGAATTTGAAGTGAAATATTCTCATACATTAGAAAATATTTTAAAACAGGTTGAAAGTAATGATTTTAGTTTTATACTACCTATGGATTTCGCTGTAGAATTTATGGACAAATTTATAATTGATAAAAAATTTTATAAGCATATATCAAATGGATTAAATATTGATACTGAAAGATTAGGTATATCTAAATTTAAACTTGATACTGAATATAAAATTTATTGTGATGAAACTTTTATAGGTATAGGATCGGTTGTTTTTAAAAATAATTGTACTGTTTTAAAGATGAATAAAGTTTTAATTTGA
- the rpsO gene encoding 30S ribosomal protein S15, which translates to MISKEEKTNIIEEYKTHEGDTGSPEVQIAILTHRINELNDHLKEHKKDHHSRRGLLKMVGKRRGLLNYLMKKDVNRYRELIERLGLRK; encoded by the coding sequence ATGATAAGTAAAGAAGAAAAGACAAATATTATTGAAGAGTATAAAACTCACGAAGGAGATACTGGTTCTCCAGAAGTACAAATTGCAATTTTAACTCATAGAATAAATGAGTTAAATGATCATTTAAAGGAACATAAAAAAGATCATCATTCAAGAAGAGGTCTTTTAAAAATGGTTGGTAAAAGAAGAGGTCTTTTAAATTATTTAATGAAAAAAGATGTAAATAGATATCGTGAATTGATTGAAAGACTTGGATTAAGGAAATAA
- a CDS encoding bifunctional riboflavin kinase/FAD synthetase: protein MKIIKNINEKIKENTVICLGSFDGLHIGHQTLIENVIKESKEENLKSVLFTFSNHPASIIPNREEPKLIITNDEKVEILKKSGIDYLVMIAFSKEFMKMDPEKFVKDILVDNLNVKRIVVGFNYRFGYKGKGDTKLLKKLSNLYDFKVDVVSPIKNNGEIVSSSLIRELILEGNVEKANKYLGRSFSVEGKVIHGKKRGKNLGFPTANIYLNSNYIVPKIGLYKTKTTYKSNVYNSLTNVGFNPTFEKNKNISIETYILNFDKDIYNEEIKVEFLEFLRDEKKFNSKEELIEQMNSDIRSISE, encoded by the coding sequence ATGAAAATAATCAAAAATATTAATGAAAAAATTAAAGAAAATACTGTTATTTGTTTAGGTAGTTTTGATGGACTACATATTGGTCATCAAACCTTAATTGAAAATGTTATAAAAGAATCTAAAGAAGAAAATTTAAAAAGTGTATTATTTACATTTAGTAATCATCCTGCTAGTATAATACCTAATAGAGAAGAGCCTAAATTAATAATTACTAATGATGAAAAGGTTGAAATTCTAAAAAAATCAGGTATAGATTATCTTGTAATGATCGCATTTAGTAAAGAGTTTATGAAAATGGATCCAGAAAAATTTGTTAAAGATATACTTGTTGATAATTTAAATGTTAAGAGAATAGTTGTAGGTTTTAACTATAGATTTGGATATAAAGGTAAAGGAGATACTAAATTATTAAAAAAATTAAGTAATTTATATGATTTTAAGGTAGATGTAGTATCGCCTATAAAAAATAATGGAGAAATTGTAAGTAGTAGTTTAATTAGAGAATTGATATTAGAAGGAAATGTTGAGAAGGCTAACAAATATTTAGGTAGATCATTTTCCGTAGAAGGAAAAGTTATTCATGGGAAAAAGCGAGGTAAAAACTTAGGGTTCCCTACAGCAAATATTTATCTTAATAGTAATTATATTGTCCCAAAGATTGGGTTATATAAAACTAAAACTACTTATAAATCAAATGTATATAATAGCCTAACAAATGTTGGGTTTAATCCAACATTTGAGAAAAACAAAAATATTTCTATTGAAACATATATTTTAAACTTTGATAAAGACATATATAATGAAGAAATAAAAGTTGAATTTTTAGAGTTTCTTAGAGATGAAAAAAAATTTAATAGCAAAGAAGAGTTAATTGAACAAATGAATTCTGATATAAGATCTATATCAGAATAA
- the nusA gene encoding transcription termination factor NusA, giving the protein MKADFIQALDEIGKEKGISKEILIEAIEAALISAYKRNFGSSQNVEVVIDNTTGDVKVYAQKDVVEQVEDELLEISLEDAKEIDNRYSIGDVINIEVTPKNFGRIAAQTAKQVVVQRIREAERDIIYGDFINRENEIVTGIIQKLNNNVLVDLGKTEGILLPAEQIPNETYNHNDRIKAYIIEVKKTSKGPQILLSRSHPGLVKRLFELEVPEIQEGIVDIFSISREAGSRTKIAVYSNNENVDPVGACVGQNGTRVKAVVDELNGEKIDIVNWSKDPSVFIANSLSPAKVLDVQINEDEKSASIIVPDYQLSLAIGKEGQNARLAAKLTGWKIDIKSETQYNDESSEEIEE; this is encoded by the coding sequence ATGAAAGCTGATTTTATACAGGCCCTTGATGAAATTGGAAAAGAGAAAGGTATTTCTAAAGAAATATTAATAGAAGCTATTGAAGCTGCATTGATATCTGCATATAAGAGAAATTTTGGCTCTTCACAAAATGTAGAGGTGGTAATAGATAATACTACAGGAGATGTAAAAGTCTATGCACAGAAAGATGTTGTAGAACAAGTTGAAGATGAACTTTTAGAGATATCATTAGAAGATGCAAAGGAAATAGATAATAGATATTCTATAGGAGATGTAATAAATATTGAAGTTACACCTAAGAATTTTGGAAGAATAGCAGCACAAACAGCAAAGCAAGTTGTTGTACAAAGAATTAGAGAAGCTGAAAGAGATATTATTTATGGAGACTTCATTAATAGAGAAAATGAAATAGTAACAGGAATAATTCAAAAATTAAACAATAATGTATTAGTAGATTTAGGGAAAACTGAAGGAATATTATTACCGGCAGAACAAATACCAAATGAAACGTATAATCATAATGATAGAATAAAAGCATATATTATTGAGGTTAAAAAGACTTCAAAAGGTCCACAGATTTTATTATCTAGAAGTCATCCTGGCTTAGTTAAAAGACTTTTTGAATTAGAAGTTCCAGAAATACAAGAAGGAATTGTAGATATTTTTAGCATATCTAGAGAAGCAGGTTCTAGAACTAAAATTGCTGTATATTCTAATAATGAAAATGTTGATCCAGTTGGCGCTTGTGTAGGACAAAATGGAACTAGAGTAAAAGCAGTGGTAGATGAGTTAAATGGTGAAAAAATTGATATAGTAAACTGGAGTAAAGATCCATCAGTATTTATAGCTAATAGTTTAAGTCCAGCAAAGGTTTTAGATGTTCAAATAAATGAAGATGAAAAAAGTGCATCTATAATTGTTCCTGATTATCAATTGTCATTAGCAATTGGAAAAGAAGGTCAGAATGCTAGACTTGCTGCTAAATTAACAGGTTGGAAAATAGATATTAAAAGTGAGACACAATATAATGATGAGTCAAGTGAAGAAATAGAAGAATAG
- the infB gene encoding translation initiation factor IF-2 — translation MAKKRVYELAKELEISSKELINKMKELDIEVSSHMSTIDDDEAKILKELFDKKPNELKSNSNKYEGENDIDNNIKQDNVSEENEENVIELEGKVTVKELADKLDVSTNELIGKLIGMGIMANINQELDEDTTELIVSEYGFETREAKTLEERQEEELDFEDNEENLILRPPVVTVMGHVDHGKTSLLDAIRESHVTQREAGGITQHIGASTVNINGNKIVFLDTPGHEAFTSMRARGAQVTDVAILVVAADDGVMPQTIEAINHAKAANVPIIVAINKMDKPEANPDRVKQELTEHGLVPEDWGGDVITVPVSAIKKEGLDELLEMILLVSEMSELKANPNRKAVGTIIEAELDKGRGPVATVLIQKGTLRIGDSIIAGTASGRVRAMIDSYGKRVKKASPSTAVEILGLSEVPQAGDKLFAAKDDKKARELADQRKDQIKRDQIKSKQNISLDDLFDQIKTGEVKDLNIIIKADVQGSIEAVKDALVKLSNQEVKVNPIHGGVGAITESDIMLATASNAIVIGFNVRPTTSATNLAERESVDVRTYRIIYKAIEDIENAIKGMLEPEYKEVVQGRAEVRATFKVPNAGVIAGVYILNGKVTRNSSVRLLRDNIVIHEGEISSLRRFKDDVKEIATGYEGGIGIENYNDIKEGDIIEAFVMEEIER, via the coding sequence ATGGCAAAAAAAAGAGTTTATGAGTTGGCAAAGGAACTTGAGATTAGCAGTAAAGAATTAATTAATAAAATGAAGGAATTAGATATAGAGGTAAGTAGTCATATGAGTACTATAGATGATGATGAGGCTAAAATTTTAAAAGAATTATTTGATAAAAAGCCTAATGAATTAAAATCAAATTCCAATAAATATGAAGGAGAAAATGACATCGATAATAATATAAAACAAGATAATGTAAGTGAAGAGAATGAAGAAAATGTAATAGAGCTAGAAGGTAAAGTAACAGTAAAAGAATTAGCAGATAAATTAGATGTTTCTACTAATGAATTGATTGGGAAGTTAATTGGTATGGGTATAATGGCTAATATTAATCAAGAATTAGATGAAGATACTACTGAATTAATAGTATCTGAATACGGCTTTGAAACAAGAGAAGCTAAAACATTAGAAGAAAGACAAGAAGAAGAATTAGATTTTGAAGATAATGAAGAAAATCTTATCTTAAGACCACCTGTAGTAACAGTAATGGGTCATGTTGATCATGGTAAAACATCTTTATTAGATGCTATAAGAGAAAGTCATGTTACTCAAAGAGAAGCTGGAGGAATTACACAACATATAGGAGCATCTACAGTTAATATAAATGGTAATAAAATAGTATTTTTAGATACACCAGGCCATGAAGCATTTACTTCTATGAGAGCTAGAGGTGCTCAAGTTACTGATGTTGCAATTTTAGTTGTTGCTGCAGATGATGGTGTAATGCCACAAACAATAGAGGCAATAAATCATGCTAAAGCAGCAAATGTACCTATAATAGTAGCAATCAATAAAATGGATAAACCAGAGGCTAACCCTGATAGAGTTAAGCAAGAATTAACTGAACATGGTTTAGTTCCAGAAGATTGGGGTGGCGATGTTATAACTGTTCCAGTTTCAGCAATTAAAAAAGAAGGATTAGATGAGCTTTTAGAAATGATACTTTTAGTATCTGAAATGAGTGAATTAAAAGCTAATCCTAATAGAAAAGCAGTTGGAACAATAATAGAAGCTGAACTTGATAAAGGTAGAGGTCCTGTTGCAACAGTATTAATCCAAAAGGGAACATTGCGAATAGGAGATTCTATCATAGCAGGAACTGCAAGTGGTAGAGTTAGAGCAATGATTGATAGTTATGGCAAAAGAGTTAAAAAAGCAAGCCCATCTACTGCAGTAGAAATATTAGGTTTATCTGAAGTTCCACAAGCAGGAGATAAGCTATTTGCTGCAAAAGATGATAAAAAGGCTAGAGAACTTGCAGATCAAAGAAAAGATCAAATTAAAAGAGATCAAATTAAATCAAAACAAAATATTTCTTTAGATGATTTATTTGATCAGATAAAAACTGGAGAAGTTAAGGATCTTAATATAATAATAAAAGCTGATGTTCAAGGTTCTATTGAAGCTGTGAAAGATGCTTTAGTTAAGTTAAGTAATCAAGAAGTTAAGGTGAACCCTATTCATGGAGGAGTAGGTGCTATTACTGAGAGTGATATAATGCTTGCTACTGCTTCTAATGCAATAGTTATTGGTTTTAATGTTAGACCTACAACATCTGCTACTAATTTAGCAGAAAGAGAATCAGTAGATGTTAGAACATATAGAATTATATATAAAGCTATAGAAGATATTGAAAACGCAATAAAAGGTATGCTTGAACCTGAATATAAAGAAGTTGTTCAAGGTAGAGCTGAAGTAAGGGCAACATTTAAAGTACCTAATGCAGGAGTAATTGCAGGAGTATATATTCTTAACGGAAAAGTAACAAGAAATTCAAGTGTAAGGTTATTAAGAGATAATATTGTTATACATGAAGGAGAAATATCTTCTTTAAGAAGATTTAAAGATGATGTTAAAGAAATAGCTACAGGGTATGAAGGTGGTATAGGTATAGAAAATTATAATGATATTAAAGAAGGAGATATTATTGAAGCCTTTGTGATGGAAGAAATAGAAAGGTAA